One genomic segment of Erysipelotrichaceae bacterium 66202529 includes these proteins:
- a CDS encoding signal peptidase I, translating to MNKRIRKPLKLVIPGILLILYFSQLYLAVQTTKSTRLPKLFGWGEVIFLSGSMSPAIETGSMAFLQEQKTYKVGDIITYRKNNSLITHRIVEKKAEVILVKGDANNRMDEPITQEMIEGKIMFVIPYAGTLIQKLKSPAGMACVAGGAMLIALWPDKKEDESDE from the coding sequence ATGAATAAGCGAATCAGAAAACCTCTGAAGCTTGTAATACCGGGGATTTTGCTGATTCTGTATTTTTCACAGCTGTATCTCGCAGTACAGACAACAAAGTCCACCCGGTTACCAAAGCTTTTCGGATGGGGGGAGGTAATCTTTCTATCCGGAAGCATGAGTCCGGCAATAGAAACTGGAAGTATGGCGTTTTTACAGGAGCAGAAAACCTACAAGGTTGGGGACATTATCACCTATCGAAAAAACAACTCACTGATTACGCATCGCATCGTAGAGAAAAAAGCAGAAGTTATCCTTGTGAAGGGAGATGCGAATAACCGTATGGATGAACCGATCACACAGGAAATGATTGAAGGAAAAATCATGTTTGTAATCCCTTATGCAGGGACACTGATTCAGAAGCTGAAAAGTCCTGCAGGGATGGCATGTGTGGCAGGTGGAGCCATGCTGATTGCGCTGTGGCCGGATAAGAAGGAGGATGAAAGTGATGAATAA